The Elusimicrobiota bacterium genome has a window encoding:
- a CDS encoding glycosyltransferase family 39 protein, with the protein MKRPSPPPTPQPPPKPFLIGALAASLFILHLALGLRFIGSAAPTYDEPVHLASGYAYLATGIYRLNAMDHPPLGEMWAALPLLRWSPNLFRSHPDWSANRVYHYADTFLYRNKVPAERMLNAARRWSLIGWSALFFAALFAWGARLGGPAAALGALFAFVFQPVLSSNLALVTTDAASAAFFFLTFFLLAREVRGRGVWLAAGACAGLALASKFNMILLPPLAALLLVLEHRLRPAPRPRFPWLGVLLAAAAALLALAAVYRFASLPVYGEGLSATLARLERGRATFLHGSRTLTGSPLFFPTALALKTPLALLLLALGAAFVRFRKPGRELLWVLGPALVYFAAALSAKVQIGVRHLLPVLPFLALLAGWALGELWKRPWKGRLAAAVLAAWAAVSVLRAGPHSLAYFNELAGGPAGGWRWLVDSSLDWGQDLKGLGAWLREQGGPPVYLSYFGTADPADYGIRYVPVGFITNCERPGDAVDPAASGRVLFAVSATNLQGTYFEEQDLFGWLKRREPLKVFGHALFLYDLSSDAEGRAALRELVVRAGRPDAAGALGAGGPGR; encoded by the coding sequence GTGAAGCGCCCTTCTCCGCCGCCCACGCCTCAGCCGCCGCCGAAGCCCTTCCTCATAGGGGCTCTCGCCGCGTCCCTCTTCATCCTGCACCTGGCGCTCGGCCTGCGCTTCATCGGCTCGGCCGCCCCGACCTACGACGAACCGGTGCATCTGGCCAGCGGCTACGCCTACCTCGCCACGGGGATCTACCGCCTCAACGCGATGGACCACCCGCCGCTCGGCGAGATGTGGGCCGCCCTTCCCCTTCTGCGCTGGTCGCCGAACCTCTTCCGCAGCCATCCCGACTGGTCCGCGAACCGGGTCTACCACTACGCCGACACCTTCCTCTACCGCAACAAGGTCCCCGCCGAGCGCATGCTCAACGCCGCACGCCGGTGGTCGCTCATCGGCTGGAGCGCGCTCTTCTTCGCCGCGCTCTTCGCCTGGGGCGCGCGCCTGGGCGGTCCCGCCGCGGCGCTCGGGGCGCTCTTCGCCTTCGTCTTCCAGCCGGTCCTTTCCTCGAACCTCGCGCTCGTCACCACCGATGCGGCCTCGGCGGCCTTCTTCTTCCTCACCTTCTTCCTGCTCGCGCGCGAGGTCCGGGGCCGGGGAGTCTGGCTCGCGGCCGGCGCGTGCGCGGGCCTCGCGCTCGCCTCGAAGTTCAACATGATCCTGCTGCCGCCGCTGGCGGCCCTCCTCCTCGTCCTCGAGCATCGCCTGCGGCCCGCGCCGCGGCCGCGCTTCCCCTGGCTCGGCGTCCTGCTCGCGGCGGCCGCCGCGCTGCTCGCGCTCGCGGCGGTCTACCGCTTCGCGAGCCTCCCCGTCTACGGGGAGGGGCTCTCGGCCACCCTCGCGCGCCTCGAGCGCGGCCGCGCGACCTTTCTGCACGGAAGCCGCACGCTCACGGGCTCGCCGCTCTTCTTTCCGACGGCGCTGGCGCTGAAGACCCCCCTCGCGCTGCTCCTCCTCGCGCTCGGTGCGGCGTTCGTCCGGTTCAGGAAGCCCGGTCGCGAGCTGCTCTGGGTCCTGGGTCCGGCGCTCGTCTACTTCGCCGCCGCGCTGAGCGCGAAGGTCCAGATCGGCGTGCGGCACCTGCTGCCGGTCCTGCCCTTCCTCGCGCTGCTCGCCGGCTGGGCCCTGGGCGAGCTCTGGAAGCGGCCGTGGAAGGGCCGCCTCGCGGCCGCCGTGCTCGCGGCCTGGGCCGCGGTCTCCGTCCTGCGCGCGGGACCTCACTCCCTCGCCTACTTCAACGAGCTCGCGGGCGGGCCCGCAGGCGGCTGGCGCTGGCTCGTGGACTCGAGCCTCGACTGGGGCCAGGACCTCAAGGGGCTCGGGGCCTGGCTGCGCGAGCAGGGCGGCCCGCCGGTCTACCTCTCCTACTTCGGCACCGCCGACCCGGCCGACTACGGCATCCGCTACGTCCCGGTCGGCTTCATCACGAACTGCGAGCGTCCCGGCGACGCCGTCGACCCCGCGGCCTCGGGCCGCGTGCTCTTCGCCGTCTCGGCGACCAACCTCCAGGGCACGTACTTCGAGGAGCAGGACCTCTTCGGCTGGCTCAAGCGCCGGGAACCGCTGAAGGTCTTCGGTCACGCGCTCTTCCTCTACGACCTCAGCTCCGACGCCGAGGGCCGCGCCGCGCTGCGCGAACTCGTCGTGCGCGCCGGGCGGCCCGACGCGGCCGGCGCGCTGGGCGCCGGCGGGCCCGGGCGATGA
- a CDS encoding class I SAM-dependent methyltransferase, translating to MTPDPRIESVPCDLCGADDAPVLHAAMDGWPADAAGHFAATTDVFGAYGTIRRCRRCGLAYTSPRLKASALLDGYANAPDEEYRLEGDARSMNAYLSLAVLRRFAKGGRLLEVGSSAGFFLNAARLSYEVTGVEPSEWARDYSVKRLHLPVVARTMDEARFPDGHFDAAALIDVIEHLADPLAALRELARVLRPGGHLYLVTPDIGSLSARLLRGRWWGLRPAHIYYFDRKTMTAMLEKAGFEVALVKSYGRIFTWGYWLSRLENYPRPVYKAVEALIGLMGFEDKFLYLDTRDSIQVVARKR from the coding sequence ATGACCCCCGACCCCCGCATCGAATCCGTCCCCTGCGACCTCTGCGGAGCCGACGACGCGCCCGTCCTCCACGCGGCGATGGACGGCTGGCCGGCGGACGCGGCCGGCCACTTCGCGGCGACCACCGACGTCTTCGGCGCCTACGGGACGATCCGCCGCTGCCGGCGCTGCGGCCTCGCCTACACGAGCCCGCGCCTGAAGGCTTCCGCGCTCCTCGACGGCTACGCGAACGCGCCCGACGAGGAGTACCGCCTCGAAGGCGACGCACGGAGCATGAACGCCTATCTCTCGCTCGCCGTGCTGCGCCGCTTCGCGAAGGGCGGCCGCCTCCTCGAGGTCGGCTCCTCGGCGGGCTTCTTCCTCAACGCCGCCCGCCTGAGCTACGAGGTGACGGGCGTGGAGCCCTCGGAGTGGGCGCGCGACTATTCGGTCAAGCGTCTGCACCTGCCCGTGGTGGCGAGGACGATGGACGAGGCGCGCTTCCCCGACGGGCATTTCGACGCGGCGGCGCTCATCGACGTCATCGAGCATCTCGCCGACCCGCTCGCCGCCCTGCGCGAGCTCGCCCGCGTGCTGCGCCCCGGCGGGCACCTCTACCTCGTGACGCCCGACATCGGCAGCCTGTCGGCGCGCCTGCTGCGCGGGCGCTGGTGGGGACTGCGCCCTGCCCACATCTACTACTTCGACCGAAAGACGATGACCGCGATGCTCGAGAAGGCCGGCTTCGAGGTCGCGCTCGTGAAGTCCTACGGCCGGATCTTCACGTGGGGCTACTGGCTCAGCCGCCTCGAGAACTACCCCCGACCCGTCTACAAAGCGGTCGAGGCCCTCATCGGGCTCATGGGCTTCGAGGACAAGTTCCTCTACCTCGACACGCGGGACTCCATCCAGGTCGTCGCCCGCAAGCGTTAG
- a CDS encoding DUF4175 family protein, translating into MSPLARELRRWRREGLASLWVEGTLRFLLPPSVLLLCAAAAESLWGLPEALRAVLAASFAVLVVLGVRRRHLQPLRALSAAALLRRAEEEHPSARARLVPAWELGRAGTLAGTSTALAEEHVRRTEALVAGLPRRRLFPGPSRRALFLGGTAAALWALALPWLGSRPFLRVLAPWRDARLEEALDIRPGSVRVPWGASVELSASWRSAPAAGARLSAPELWLRSEGGRWLPASWDAEGPRPSYRVGALSAPLEYRLRHRGARSAVYLLQPVPYARLDGLAVSIQPPGGRRQVVALEGGARLSGLRGSWVSVSGTADRPLSSAELELSFLGTPVPMRARGGGRWEGGFPLKESGTMKIRLSDAQGLRESEPAPFQLTALDDLPPSVELLSPAFDVEMSPLERLPVAFEARDDHGLSSVRLVYRLAGRAETRLPARRLDGTPTRSTGDFLWDLAGLPPGAVVEFWVEAADDAMRPQTGASRHGTLKLVDFDSVHARAEAGLRAAEGALTELARRERDAAAALRGLEKAGAESKAAARAGADAAQAPLSESWKAAEDALDGLSEAARGDPYANPGMADAAQGAAEALKELRAGELARAGEDSRAGRTAQAAAGHERLAAKVGRAAAALREGRQMQALQDLWVGAHRADQAGRELGKTLDELSAGGRAPSAEEKKALDDAMAGLRRQIDELQRAVSSMPQADAAALSEKDRKVVSVPLGAAGRSLDAVQEALARGDYAGAARAARRLSEELSRVRSALSEAARAQAENSSSSEEARALERAMELWKEAAAKQGGALQLTQSLEEGRLGARRAAQETLLRRLAEEQAGVVRDAAKLGDPTPPEAAAWMRKALKEFEAGQVQESPALLERASRRLRAQAAALSRAPQGPPPSAAALEELAAREDSVRERLRAGPSEPPLGEGELSERMAASAVQHQASRKTEELGSRLDELSSSGAELPEGSLRSVSDARAEQKSAEGSLARGESGPAQKSQESALELLENGLKSLSEAAARRKSSAQSSLAPFQKPRAVARSGARGRSGVDTSFVPLPGSEEYQPPREIRQEVERSLRERRPGAFDAIIRDYLKRMSQ; encoded by the coding sequence ATGAGCCCCCTCGCTCGGGAGCTCCGACGCTGGCGCCGGGAAGGCCTCGCGTCCCTCTGGGTGGAGGGGACGCTGCGCTTCCTCCTGCCGCCGAGCGTCCTCCTGCTCTGTGCGGCCGCCGCCGAGTCCCTCTGGGGCCTTCCGGAGGCCCTGCGCGCCGTCCTCGCCGCGTCCTTCGCCGTCCTCGTCGTCCTCGGCGTTCGGCGCCGGCACCTGCAGCCGCTGCGCGCCTTGAGCGCGGCAGCGCTCCTGCGCCGGGCGGAGGAAGAGCATCCCTCGGCCCGTGCGCGCCTCGTCCCCGCCTGGGAGCTCGGCCGCGCGGGAACGCTCGCGGGGACCTCGACGGCGCTCGCCGAAGAGCACGTGCGCCGCACCGAGGCGCTCGTCGCCGGTCTGCCGCGCCGCCGCCTCTTCCCCGGACCGTCGCGCCGCGCGCTCTTCTTGGGAGGGACCGCGGCCGCGCTCTGGGCGCTGGCCCTGCCCTGGCTCGGCTCCCGTCCGTTCCTGCGCGTGCTCGCCCCCTGGCGCGACGCGCGGCTCGAGGAGGCGCTCGACATCCGCCCGGGCTCCGTCCGCGTCCCCTGGGGCGCGAGCGTCGAGCTCTCCGCGTCCTGGCGCTCCGCGCCGGCCGCGGGCGCGCGCCTGTCGGCCCCGGAGCTCTGGCTGCGCTCCGAGGGCGGACGCTGGCTGCCGGCCTCCTGGGACGCCGAAGGGCCGCGTCCCTCCTACCGCGTGGGGGCCTTGAGCGCGCCGCTCGAGTACCGTCTGCGCCACCGGGGAGCGCGCAGCGCCGTCTACCTCCTCCAGCCGGTCCCGTACGCGCGGCTCGACGGGCTCGCCGTCTCGATCCAGCCCCCCGGGGGCCGCCGCCAGGTGGTCGCGCTCGAGGGCGGCGCCCGGCTCTCCGGCCTGCGCGGCTCCTGGGTGAGCGTCTCCGGCACGGCCGACCGGCCGCTTTCCTCGGCGGAGCTCGAGCTCTCCTTCCTGGGCACGCCCGTGCCGATGCGCGCGCGGGGCGGCGGGCGCTGGGAGGGGGGGTTCCCGCTCAAGGAGAGCGGGACGATGAAGATCCGCCTGAGCGACGCGCAGGGTCTGCGCGAGAGCGAGCCCGCGCCCTTCCAGCTCACGGCGCTCGACGACCTTCCGCCCTCGGTCGAGCTGCTCTCCCCGGCTTTCGACGTGGAGATGAGCCCGCTCGAGCGCCTGCCCGTGGCGTTCGAGGCGCGCGACGACCACGGACTCTCCTCGGTCCGGCTCGTCTATCGCCTCGCGGGCCGGGCCGAGACCCGCCTCCCGGCCCGCCGCCTCGACGGGACGCCGACGCGCAGCACAGGAGACTTCCTCTGGGACCTCGCGGGTCTTCCGCCCGGCGCGGTCGTCGAGTTCTGGGTCGAGGCCGCCGACGACGCGATGCGTCCTCAGACCGGCGCGTCCCGGCACGGGACGCTCAAGCTCGTCGACTTCGACTCCGTACACGCGCGCGCGGAGGCCGGCCTGCGCGCGGCGGAAGGGGCGCTGACCGAGCTCGCCCGGCGCGAGCGCGACGCCGCCGCGGCGCTGCGCGGACTCGAGAAAGCGGGAGCCGAGTCGAAGGCGGCGGCGCGCGCGGGCGCGGACGCGGCGCAAGCGCCGCTCTCCGAGAGCTGGAAGGCGGCCGAGGACGCGCTCGACGGGCTTTCCGAGGCGGCGCGCGGGGACCCGTACGCGAACCCGGGCATGGCCGATGCCGCGCAGGGGGCCGCGGAAGCCCTCAAGGAGCTGCGCGCCGGCGAGCTCGCGCGCGCGGGGGAGGACTCCCGCGCCGGCCGGACGGCTCAGGCGGCCGCGGGGCACGAGCGGCTCGCGGCGAAGGTCGGACGCGCCGCGGCGGCGCTGCGCGAGGGTCGGCAGATGCAGGCCCTCCAGGACCTCTGGGTCGGCGCCCATCGGGCGGACCAGGCCGGCCGCGAGCTGGGCAAGACTCTCGACGAACTCTCCGCCGGGGGCCGAGCGCCGAGCGCCGAGGAGAAGAAGGCGCTCGACGACGCCATGGCCGGCCTGCGCCGGCAGATCGACGAGCTCCAGCGCGCCGTCTCCTCGATGCCGCAGGCCGACGCCGCGGCGCTCTCCGAGAAGGACCGGAAGGTCGTCTCCGTGCCGCTGGGAGCGGCTGGGCGGTCGCTCGACGCCGTTCAGGAGGCGCTCGCGCGGGGCGACTACGCCGGGGCCGCCCGCGCCGCCCGCCGTCTCTCCGAGGAGCTCTCCCGCGTGCGCTCGGCCCTCTCGGAGGCCGCGCGCGCGCAGGCCGAGAACTCCTCCTCCAGCGAGGAAGCCCGCGCGCTCGAGCGCGCCATGGAGCTCTGGAAGGAGGCGGCGGCGAAGCAGGGCGGCGCGCTTCAGCTGACCCAGAGCCTCGAGGAGGGCCGCCTGGGCGCGCGCCGCGCCGCGCAGGAGACCCTCCTGCGCCGGCTCGCCGAGGAACAGGCCGGCGTCGTGCGCGACGCCGCGAAGCTCGGCGACCCGACCCCTCCCGAGGCCGCCGCCTGGATGAGGAAGGCGCTCAAGGAGTTCGAGGCGGGACAGGTGCAGGAGTCCCCCGCGCTGCTCGAGCGGGCGTCCCGCCGCCTGCGCGCGCAGGCGGCGGCGCTCTCCCGCGCCCCGCAGGGGCCGCCGCCCTCCGCCGCCGCGCTCGAGGAGCTCGCGGCGCGGGAAGACTCCGTGCGCGAGCGCCTGCGCGCGGGCCCCTCCGAGCCCCCGCTCGGCGAGGGCGAGCTCTCGGAGCGGATGGCGGCCTCCGCGGTCCAGCACCAGGCGAGCCGCAAGACCGAGGAGCTCGGGAGCCGGCTCGACGAGCTCTCCTCCTCCGGCGCCGAGCTGCCCGAGGGGAGCCTGCGCTCCGTGTCGGACGCGCGCGCCGAGCAGAAGTCCGCCGAGGGGAGCCTCGCGCGCGGGGAGAGCGGCCCGGCGCAGAAGAGCCAGGAGAGTGCGCTCGAGCTCCTCGAGAACGGGCTCAAGTCCCTTTCGGAGGCGGCGGCCAGGCGGAAGAGCTCCGCCCAGTCCTCGCTCGCCCCTTTTCAGAAGCCGCGCGCCGTCGCGCGCTCCGGCGCGCGCGGCCGCTCCGGCGTGGACACGAGCTTCGTCCCGCTGCCGGGTTCCGAGGAGTACCAGCCGCCCCGGGAGATCCGCCAGGAGGTCGAGCGTTCCTTGAGGGAACGCCGCCCCGGCGCCTTCGACGCGATCATCCGCGACTATCTCAAGAGGATGTCCCAGTGA
- a CDS encoding M48 family metalloprotease, translating into MKKTLRVLCVLGLLLQTALPGVPAFSQVVVQPAVAGNAAVGAVGFVGAVVPKGALSSSLSSPSGEVGWGRIVVPVPLVLTNALRVQARIGASASAAAAVPGAALLLPVRAALVTPSLFEAGSGWVGSPSLNPDAASDVSTPKTAAAEGRFAASPIASALQTVVGAEARGREKGEKGLSLSIGKALFDGSRRFADVELPPAPEAAETGAVRAVDEARLASSSELENGRTASGLAPPAAVLSLDDYHPPVGLMLSRAVLRASHLALLAASYAVLGSGVGVAAFAASAAWVGGKLFWEYRRSAPPADAAPAPQAQDDYSLWLRGLLGYLAGRMGVPKERLPRMVVSNERGAYGASSFGKALDASADVSIGEGFARLPVEQTLGVLAHELGHLVLGDFSAARIFQNRIGFQVFLEILRDVAVRGGLVLLGEAVFGLVAWKAAFLGAALALAAFPVAVLGLALGLAVSRREELRADHFSGWLTDPRWMADFLRGREAARKESLAAPEDFFARLWRRLSSTHPSNEERIRRLERAAQGQH; encoded by the coding sequence ATGAAGAAGACGCTTCGCGTTCTCTGCGTCCTCGGTCTGCTCCTGCAGACGGCTCTGCCGGGCGTCCCGGCGTTTTCTCAGGTCGTCGTCCAGCCGGCGGTCGCGGGGAACGCGGCCGTCGGGGCGGTCGGCTTCGTCGGCGCCGTCGTCCCCAAAGGGGCTCTCTCTTCCTCACTGTCCTCCCCTTCGGGGGAGGTCGGGTGGGGGAGAATCGTCGTTCCTGTTCCCCTCGTCTTGACGAACGCTCTCCGGGTCCAGGCCCGCATCGGGGCTTCCGCCTCCGCGGCCGCGGCAGTGCCCGGCGCCGCGCTGCTCCTGCCGGTCCGGGCCGCTCTCGTGACTCCCTCACTCTTCGAGGCAGGGTCGGGGTGGGTAGGATCGCCGTCGCTCAATCCCGACGCCGCTTCCGACGTCTCGACCCCGAAGACCGCGGCGGCCGAAGGCCGCTTCGCCGCGTCTCCCATCGCCTCCGCGCTCCAGACCGTCGTCGGCGCCGAGGCGCGCGGACGCGAGAAGGGGGAGAAGGGCCTCTCCCTCTCCATCGGGAAGGCCCTTTTCGACGGTTCTCGACGCTTCGCCGACGTGGAGCTCCCGCCGGCGCCGGAGGCCGCGGAGACCGGCGCCGTCCGCGCCGTCGACGAGGCCCGGCTCGCGTCGTCCTCCGAGCTCGAGAACGGCCGCACGGCGAGCGGGCTCGCGCCGCCGGCCGCGGTACTCTCGCTCGACGACTACCACCCGCCCGTCGGCCTCATGCTCTCGCGCGCCGTTCTGCGCGCCTCCCATCTTGCGCTCCTTGCGGCGTCTTACGCGGTTCTCGGCTCCGGCGTCGGCGTCGCGGCCTTCGCGGCTTCCGCCGCCTGGGTGGGCGGGAAGCTCTTCTGGGAGTATAGACGCTCGGCGCCGCCGGCCGACGCCGCTCCCGCGCCCCAGGCGCAGGACGACTACTCGCTCTGGCTCCGCGGGCTGCTCGGTTACCTCGCCGGGCGGATGGGCGTCCCCAAGGAGAGGCTTCCCCGCATGGTGGTGAGCAACGAGCGCGGCGCGTACGGGGCCAGCAGCTTCGGCAAGGCGCTCGACGCGAGCGCGGACGTCTCCATCGGGGAGGGCTTCGCCCGGCTGCCGGTCGAGCAGACCCTGGGGGTCCTGGCCCATGAGCTCGGGCATCTCGTGCTCGGCGATTTCAGCGCGGCCCGGATCTTCCAGAATCGCATCGGTTTCCAGGTCTTCCTCGAGATCCTGCGCGACGTCGCCGTGCGCGGGGGGCTCGTCCTCCTCGGCGAGGCCGTCTTCGGCCTCGTCGCCTGGAAGGCCGCGTTCCTCGGCGCCGCCCTCGCGCTCGCCGCCTTTCCGGTCGCCGTCCTCGGACTCGCCCTCGGCCTGGCGGTGTCCCGCCGCGAGGAGCTGCGCGCCGACCACTTCTCCGGCTGGCTCACCGACCCGCGCTGGATGGCGGACTTCCTGCGCGGCCGCGAGGCCGCGCGCAAGGAGAGCCTCGCCGCCCCGGAGGACTTCTTCGCGCGGCTCTGGCGCCGCCTCTCCTCCACGCACCCCTCCAACGAGGAGCGCATCCGCCGCCTCGAGCGCGCCGCCCAAGGCCAGCATTAG
- the uvrB gene encoding excinuclease ABC subunit UvrB: MERFHLVSPFQPAGDQPAAIAELSEGLSRGTKNQVLLGVTGSGKTFTVASVIEKVQRPTLILSPNKVLAAQLYAEFKAFFPKNAVEYFISYYDYYQPEAYVPSTDTYIEKDASINEHIEKLRLKATSSLLSRRDVVVVASVSCIYNIGAPENYRKLCVGLEVGAPMTRGELLDLLIASQYERNEVEFAPGKLRVKGGFVDVYPAYEDHALRVELEGGVVRSLSALHPLTGDKLGSLEKAYVYPATHFVSTRTEIDRALGTISAELAGRLEELKAGGKLLEAQRLEQRARYDMEMLRELGFCNGIENYSRHLTGRPAGARPFCLLDFFPEDRLLVVDESHVSIPQVRGMFEGDRSRKQTLVDFGFRLPSALDNRPLKFDEFEALAGQTLFVSATPGPYELKASGGVVVEQIIRPTGLVDPEVVIYPTEGQIPRLIDMVAERSKKKQRSLVLTLTKRTAEDLCEFLAGRGLRVRYLHSDIDAFTRVEILQDLRKGAFDVLVGINLLREGLDLPEVALVAILEADNEGFLRSETTLIQISGRAARNLGGQVALFADKVTGSMRRALDEMDRRRAKQAAHNEKHGITPRGVSKAITDLTEFQTRAKREGLLLVREAAGARPLTPKSVPHLLETLERQMREAADNLDFELAALLRDQIFELREMSVGGGRKTAAAKAPAKRKARR, from the coding sequence ATGGAGCGTTTTCATCTTGTATCGCCCTTCCAACCGGCCGGGGATCAGCCCGCGGCGATCGCCGAGCTCTCCGAGGGCCTCTCCCGGGGGACGAAGAACCAGGTCCTGCTGGGGGTGACGGGCTCGGGGAAGACCTTCACCGTCGCCTCGGTCATCGAAAAGGTCCAGCGTCCGACCCTCATCCTCTCCCCCAACAAGGTCCTCGCCGCCCAGCTCTACGCGGAGTTCAAGGCCTTCTTCCCGAAGAACGCGGTGGAGTACTTCATCTCCTACTACGACTACTACCAGCCCGAGGCCTACGTCCCCTCCACCGACACCTACATCGAGAAAGACGCCTCCATCAACGAGCACATCGAGAAGCTCCGCCTGAAGGCCACGAGTTCGCTGCTCTCGCGCCGCGACGTGGTGGTCGTGGCCTCGGTCTCCTGCATCTACAACATCGGCGCTCCCGAGAACTACCGCAAGCTCTGCGTCGGACTCGAGGTCGGCGCCCCGATGACGCGCGGGGAGCTCCTCGACCTGCTCATCGCCTCCCAGTACGAGCGCAACGAGGTCGAGTTCGCGCCCGGGAAGCTCCGGGTCAAGGGCGGCTTCGTCGACGTCTACCCGGCCTACGAAGACCACGCCCTGCGCGTCGAGCTCGAGGGCGGCGTCGTCCGCTCGCTGAGCGCCCTGCACCCGCTCACCGGGGACAAGCTCGGCTCCCTCGAGAAGGCCTACGTCTATCCGGCCACGCACTTCGTCTCGACGCGCACGGAGATCGACCGCGCCCTGGGGACGATCTCGGCCGAACTCGCCGGCCGACTCGAGGAGCTCAAGGCCGGCGGCAAGCTGCTCGAGGCGCAGCGCCTCGAGCAGCGCGCGCGCTACGACATGGAGATGCTGCGCGAGCTCGGCTTCTGCAACGGCATCGAGAACTACTCGCGACACCTCACCGGCCGGCCGGCCGGCGCGCGGCCCTTCTGCCTGCTCGACTTCTTCCCCGAGGACCGTCTCCTCGTCGTCGACGAGTCGCACGTGAGCATCCCGCAGGTGCGCGGGATGTTCGAGGGCGACCGCTCGCGCAAGCAGACGCTCGTGGACTTCGGCTTCCGCCTGCCCTCCGCGCTCGACAACCGCCCGCTCAAGTTCGACGAGTTCGAGGCCCTCGCGGGGCAGACCCTCTTCGTCTCGGCGACCCCCGGCCCCTACGAGCTGAAGGCCTCCGGCGGGGTCGTCGTCGAGCAGATCATCCGTCCCACCGGCCTCGTGGACCCCGAGGTGGTGATCTACCCCACCGAAGGGCAGATCCCCCGGCTCATCGACATGGTGGCGGAGCGCTCGAAGAAGAAGCAGCGCTCCCTCGTCCTCACGCTCACCAAGCGCACGGCCGAGGACCTCTGCGAGTTCCTCGCCGGCCGCGGCCTGCGCGTGCGCTACCTCCACTCCGACATCGACGCCTTCACCCGCGTCGAGATCCTCCAGGACCTGCGCAAAGGCGCCTTCGACGTGCTCGTCGGCATCAACCTCCTGCGCGAAGGGCTCGACCTCCCCGAGGTCGCGCTCGTCGCCATCCTCGAGGCGGACAACGAGGGCTTCCTGCGCAGCGAGACCACCCTCATCCAGATCTCCGGCCGCGCGGCGCGCAACCTCGGAGGGCAGGTGGCGCTCTTCGCCGACAAGGTCACCGGTTCGATGCGCCGCGCGCTCGACGAGATGGACCGGCGCCGCGCGAAGCAGGCCGCCCACAACGAGAAGCACGGCATCACCCCGCGCGGCGTGAGCAAGGCCATCACCGACCTGACCGAGTTCCAGACCCGCGCCAAGCGCGAGGGCCTCCTGCTCGTCCGGGAGGCGGCGGGGGCCCGCCCGCTGACCCCGAAGAGCGTACCCCACCTGCTCGAGACGCTCGAGCGCCAGATGCGCGAGGCCGCGGACAACCTCGACTTCGAGCTCGCCGCCCTGCTGCGCGACCAGATCTTCGAACTCCGTGAGATGTCCGTCGGCGGCGGCCGCAAAACCGCAGCCGCGAAGGCTCCAGCGAAAAGGAAGGCCCGCCGATGA
- a CDS encoding glycosyltransferase — protein MSVPGLVIPSFREHENIAELIVRARAALPGLRVLVVDDSPDLATVRAVEDLGLEGVRVLHREGKGGRGSAVLRGIRELLREGCAPVLEMDADFSHPPDELAELERGLRERGLGLLIGSRYLPESRIENWPLARLLFSRFSNRLARLTLGVPVADYTNGYRAYSREAAECVAETCGRMGSGFIALSEILVNLHARGYRIGETPTVFVNRLRGESAVNLGELWTAAAGLLRIFLSVRVRALRAPPRDHRAPG, from the coding sequence TTGAGCGTCCCGGGCCTCGTCATCCCGAGCTTCCGGGAGCACGAGAACATCGCCGAGCTCATCGTCCGGGCGCGCGCGGCGCTCCCCGGCCTCCGCGTCCTCGTCGTCGACGATTCCCCCGACCTCGCGACGGTTCGCGCCGTCGAGGACCTGGGCCTCGAGGGTGTGCGGGTCCTCCACCGGGAGGGCAAGGGCGGCCGAGGGTCGGCCGTCCTGCGGGGCATCCGCGAGCTGCTCCGGGAAGGCTGCGCGCCGGTCCTGGAGATGGACGCGGACTTCTCGCACCCGCCCGACGAGCTCGCGGAGCTCGAGCGCGGCCTGCGCGAGCGAGGGCTCGGCCTCCTCATCGGCAGCCGCTACCTGCCGGAGAGCCGCATCGAGAACTGGCCGCTCGCGCGGCTCCTCTTCTCGCGCTTCTCGAACCGCCTGGCCCGTCTCACGCTCGGCGTCCCGGTGGCGGACTACACCAACGGCTACCGCGCATATTCGCGGGAGGCCGCCGAGTGCGTCGCGGAGACGTGCGGGCGCATGGGCTCGGGCTTCATCGCGCTCAGCGAGATCCTCGTGAACCTCCACGCGCGCGGCTACCGCATCGGGGAGACCCCCACGGTGTTCGTCAACCGCCTGCGCGGGGAGAGCGCGGTGAACCTCGGGGAGCTCTGGACGGCCGCGGCGGGCCTCCTGCGCATCTTCCTGTCCGTGCGGGTGAGAGCCCTCCGGGCTCCTCCCCGCGACCATCGCGCGCCGGGCTAA
- a CDS encoding CpXC domain-containing protein translates to MSLKGVVQAACPAGCAASEQEVWSFVRGDVDAELRETLLAGDLNLVRCPECSAIFYAEVPLVYMDSRAALVAFVFPESYRAEEGRWRLQMNEDYEKLRGVFGDALPIEDVPEIFFGMEPLREVLCADDALEDEVLVARHVAEGLGCRMRPVQRAYARTRGLPRVLPSRPWKPGEPFDREGTVAALRALLEANDRLENYRRWLAVVETEGVPPAAREEA, encoded by the coding sequence ATGTCATTGAAAGGCGTCGTTCAGGCGGCCTGTCCCGCGGGCTGCGCCGCGTCGGAGCAGGAAGTCTGGAGCTTCGTGCGCGGCGACGTCGATGCGGAGCTGCGCGAGACGCTGCTCGCCGGGGACCTGAACCTGGTCCGCTGTCCCGAGTGCAGCGCCATCTTCTACGCGGAGGTCCCGCTCGTCTACATGGACTCCCGGGCCGCCCTCGTCGCCTTCGTCTTCCCCGAATCCTACCGCGCCGAGGAAGGACGCTGGCGCCTGCAGATGAATGAGGACTACGAGAAGCTGCGCGGGGTCTTCGGCGACGCCCTCCCCATCGAGGACGTCCCCGAGATCTTCTTCGGGATGGAGCCGCTGCGCGAGGTCCTGTGCGCCGACGACGCGCTCGAGGACGAGGTCCTCGTCGCGCGGCACGTGGCCGAGGGCCTCGGCTGCCGGATGCGGCCGGTGCAGCGCGCCTACGCCCGGACGCGGGGCCTTCCGCGCGTCCTTCCTTCCCGTCCCTGGAAGCCGGGGGAGCCCTTCGACCGTGAAGGGACCGTCGCGGCCCTGCGGGCCCTGCTGGAGGCCAACGACCGGCTGGAGAACTATCGCCGCTGGCTCGCCGTCGTGGAGACCGAGGGCGTCCCGCCCGCGGCCCGGGAGGAGGCATGA